A region from the Candidatus Electrothrix scaldis genome encodes:
- the aroA gene encoding 3-phosphoshikimate 1-carboxyvinyltransferase — protein MKEITPVHTLDAVVQVPGSKSLTQRALIAAALACGESTLIGPLASEDTAYTMKALRQMGIAVDDSDPCAWVVQGAGGKMQTPTEDIFLGNNGTATRFLTSVAALGKGRFRITGGERMAERPIEPLIHALRGWRVQIQSEAANGCPPLSIDAAGLYGGKTILPEGKSSQYLSSLLLVAPYAAEAAELLVEGEVFSQPYVKMTLAVMADFGIWCEVSPNMDYFQIPQGCYRGVRYQVEGDASGASYFWAAAAVTGGKVTVANVPVPSLQGDAQLVPLLERMGCEVERCQGGIAVQGPEKLQGIEVDMGDMPDVAPTLAVVAAFAEGTTVINNIAHLRIKECDRLAVMVSELRKMGADMEEEEDRMIIHGQAGGANLHGADIETYEDHRIAMCFAVAGLRVAGVKVHGEECVAKSFPDFWERFEGIVG, from the coding sequence ATGAAAGAAATAACTCCGGTTCATACCTTAGATGCTGTTGTCCAAGTACCTGGCTCAAAAAGCCTAACCCAACGCGCTCTGATTGCTGCTGCCTTGGCTTGCGGGGAATCCACCCTTATCGGCCCGCTTGCCAGTGAGGATACTGCCTATACCATGAAAGCCCTGCGTCAGATGGGCATAGCGGTCGATGATAGCGATCCTTGTGCCTGGGTCGTGCAGGGGGCAGGGGGTAAGATGCAGACACCGACGGAGGATATTTTCCTCGGTAATAACGGAACCGCCACCCGTTTTCTCACCTCAGTGGCTGCCCTGGGTAAAGGCCGCTTTCGCATCACCGGTGGAGAGCGCATGGCTGAGCGCCCCATTGAGCCGCTTATTCATGCCTTGCGCGGTTGGCGAGTACAGATTCAGAGCGAGGCAGCCAATGGTTGTCCTCCCCTGTCCATAGATGCGGCAGGGCTTTACGGGGGCAAGACGATTCTGCCGGAAGGGAAGTCCAGTCAATATCTTTCCTCCCTGCTGCTGGTTGCGCCCTATGCTGCTGAGGCAGCAGAGTTGCTGGTGGAAGGCGAGGTCTTTTCGCAGCCCTATGTCAAGATGACCCTGGCTGTTATGGCGGATTTTGGCATCTGGTGCGAGGTGTCTCCTAATATGGATTATTTCCAAATTCCACAAGGCTGCTATCGTGGCGTCCGCTATCAGGTTGAGGGCGATGCCTCTGGTGCTTCCTATTTTTGGGCCGCTGCTGCGGTGACCGGTGGCAAGGTTACGGTTGCTAATGTGCCAGTACCCTCTTTGCAGGGAGATGCCCAGCTTGTGCCGCTGCTGGAGCGCATGGGCTGCGAGGTGGAGCGCTGTCAGGGGGGGATTGCTGTTCAGGGACCGGAGAAATTGCAGGGGATAGAAGTAGATATGGGCGATATGCCGGATGTGGCCCCGACCTTGGCTGTGGTGGCTGCCTTTGCGGAAGGAACCACGGTGATTAATAATATTGCCCATCTGCGTATCAAGGAATGCGATCGCTTGGCAGTCATGGTCAGTGAGCTGCGCAAGATGGGGGCTGATATGGAAGAGGAAGAGGATCGGATGATCATTCATGGGCAGGCCGGGGGGGCTAATCTGCACGGGGCGGATATTGAAACCTATGAAGATCATCGCATCGCCATGTGCTTTGCTGTGGCTGGCTTGCGGGTTGCCGGGGTGAAGGTGCATGGTGAGGAGTGTGTGGCGAAGTCCTTTCCTGATTTTTGGGAGCGGTTTGAGGGGATAGTGGGGTAG